The Ancylothrix sp. D3o genome has a window encoding:
- a CDS encoding creatininase family protein, whose amino-acid sequence MQLHLSTWPEIETYLQTSTGIIFPIGSTEQHGPTGLIGTDAICAEVISKGVAEATGALVGPTINVGMALHHTAFPGSISFKPSTLILLIRDYVSSLAKYGFTKFYFINGHGGNIATLKAAFSETYAYLDDLKIPNADRVQCQIGNWFMCGSVYKLAKELYGDQEGSHATPSEVALTQFAYPEAIKKAPLSEEVSHQHKIYGAADFRRRFPDGRMGSNPDLATPEHGQKFYELAVKELSNSYLEFLSAE is encoded by the coding sequence ATGCAACTCCACCTAAGTACCTGGCCCGAAATCGAAACCTACCTGCAAACCTCCACCGGCATCATCTTTCCCATCGGTTCCACCGAACAACACGGCCCCACCGGCCTCATCGGCACAGATGCCATTTGTGCCGAAGTCATCTCAAAAGGCGTAGCAGAAGCCACCGGCGCCCTTGTTGGCCCCACCATCAACGTCGGAATGGCCCTACATCATACCGCCTTTCCTGGCAGCATTAGCTTCAAACCTAGCACCCTAATTTTACTTATCCGAGACTATGTAAGCAGCCTCGCCAAATATGGCTTTACCAAATTTTATTTCATCAACGGACATGGAGGAAACATCGCCACCCTCAAAGCAGCCTTTTCCGAAACCTACGCCTATCTCGACGATTTAAAAATCCCCAACGCCGACCGCGTACAATGTCAAATAGGCAACTGGTTTATGTGCGGTTCCGTGTACAAATTAGCCAAAGAATTATACGGCGATCAAGAAGGTTCCCACGCCACACCCAGCGAAGTTGCCTTAACTCAATTTGCCTATCCAGAAGCCATCAAAAAAGCACCCCTTTCTGAAGAAGTTTCCCATCAACATAAAATTTATGGGGCTGCTGATTTTCGCCGCCGGTTTCCTGATGGCAGAATGGGGTCAAACCCAGACCTCGCCACCCCCGAACACGGCCAGAAATTTTATGAACTTGCTGTTAAAGAGTTAAGCAATTCCTACTTAGAATTTTTGAGCGCCGAGTAA
- the pstC gene encoding phosphate ABC transporter permease subunit PstC, whose amino-acid sequence MSIHLKNGGDTRSLTFIETVERIMNIFFIPLTQICAFAIVGILLWMTFVVGTQALPAISQFGLGFLSATNWDPVRDEFGAFPQLYGTIVSSIIALLFAVPVGLGVALFLSEDFLPPKLRVILAFLVELLAAIPSVVYGLWGLAVIVPLFKVVGNWLYSTFGWLPFFSTPPSATGLGMFPAGLVLAIMVLPTIAAISRDALISLPPDLRQAAVGLGATRWETIIQVLVPAAFSGIVGAVMLALGRALGETMAVTLLIGNSNQVNSSILTPASTVASLLANQFAEAGGLQVSALMYASLVLFALTLLVNILAELLVRRVQRI is encoded by the coding sequence ATGAGCATTCACCTAAAAAACGGCGGGGACACTCGTTCGCTTACTTTTATAGAAACCGTTGAGCGGATAATGAACATCTTCTTTATCCCCTTGACTCAAATTTGTGCGTTTGCCATTGTTGGCATTTTGCTGTGGATGACTTTTGTGGTGGGGACGCAAGCATTGCCGGCTATTAGCCAATTTGGTTTGGGGTTTTTGAGTGCGACAAATTGGGACCCGGTACGCGATGAGTTTGGTGCTTTTCCACAACTTTATGGCACTATCGTTAGTTCGATTATTGCATTGCTGTTTGCTGTGCCGGTGGGTTTGGGTGTGGCGCTATTTTTGAGTGAAGATTTTTTGCCGCCAAAACTTCGGGTGATTCTTGCTTTTTTGGTGGAATTACTTGCAGCTATTCCTAGCGTGGTTTATGGTTTATGGGGACTTGCAGTTATTGTTCCCTTGTTTAAAGTAGTAGGAAATTGGTTGTACAGCACTTTTGGTTGGTTGCCCTTTTTTAGCACTCCTCCTAGCGCCACCGGCCTCGGAATGTTCCCAGCCGGTTTAGTATTAGCAATTATGGTTTTACCTACCATTGCTGCAATTTCTCGTGATGCTTTAATTTCTTTACCTCCCGATTTACGACAAGCTGCTGTTGGGCTTGGTGCCACGCGCTGGGAAACAATTATTCAAGTATTAGTGCCTGCTGCTTTTTCTGGGATTGTTGGTGCTGTAATGTTGGCATTAGGTCGTGCGTTGGGTGAGACAATGGCTGTTACCCTTTTGATTGGTAATTCTAATCAAGTTAATTCGTCTATTTTGACACCGGCTAGCACCGTTGCTTCTTTGCTGGCTAATCAATTTGCGGAAGCCGGTGGATTACAAGTTTCGGCGTTGATGTATGCTTCTTTGGTGTTGTTTGCTCTGACTTTGTTGGTGAATATTTTGGCTGAGTTATTGGTGCGAAGAGTTCAAAGAATTTAA
- a CDS encoding cofactor assembly of complex C subunit B, producing MTKSDPNQVLRRLPLVVGSLFGVLLFLNRLLTPDLTNSQARSDALGVILSGVLILTGLIWQQVQPKLPDSVQLIGEEGFELEPSLPEPVKTELAWASHLLLTNTVTRSVLVWYGGQVLLRRGILAPKKELTPGAIVKRVLDKQKAVYLVNLKLYPGSIEFDYLPENTQGIICQPLGDKGVFILAANAPRSYTRQDEIWIEGIAQKLENTLSTYLSPAKQE from the coding sequence ATGACAAAATCAGATCCTAATCAAGTGCTGCGCCGGCTTCCCCTTGTAGTCGGTTCCCTGTTTGGAGTATTGCTGTTTCTTAATCGCCTCCTGACACCAGATTTAACAAATTCTCAAGCTCGCTCGGATGCCCTGGGGGTGATATTATCCGGAGTGTTAATATTAACCGGCTTAATATGGCAACAAGTACAGCCAAAATTGCCCGATTCAGTGCAACTAATTGGCGAAGAAGGGTTTGAATTAGAACCCAGTTTACCAGAGCCGGTGAAAACAGAATTAGCCTGGGCGTCGCATTTATTGCTTACCAATACTGTCACCCGTTCAGTATTGGTATGGTATGGGGGGCAAGTCTTATTAAGACGGGGAATTTTAGCACCCAAAAAAGAACTTACTCCGGGGGCAATTGTCAAGAGAGTATTAGACAAACAAAAGGCGGTTTATTTAGTAAACTTAAAACTTTATCCAGGGAGCATAGAGTTTGATTATTTACCAGAAAATACACAAGGCATTATTTGTCAGCCCTTGGGAGATAAAGGCGTTTTCATATTAGCCGCCAACGCCCCACGCTCCTATACAAGGCAAGATGAAATCTGGATTGAAGGAATTGCCCAGAAATTAGAAAACACCCTAAGCACTTATTTATCCCCCGCCAAACAAGAATAA
- the arsC gene encoding arsenate reductase, glutathione/glutaredoxin type, translated as MKKVMFVCKRNSCRSQMAEGFGRILGKGKIEVVSSGLEASRVHPTAVQVMSEIDIDITGQKSKALSDFKAEDFDAVISLCGCGVNLPEEWVTREIFEDWQLEDPDGKPWETFQRVRDEIKEKVEKLVNSQ; from the coding sequence ATGAAAAAAGTAATGTTTGTGTGCAAAAGAAATTCTTGCCGGTCGCAAATGGCAGAAGGATTTGGGAGAATATTAGGGAAAGGTAAAATTGAAGTTGTCAGTTCAGGATTAGAAGCTAGTAGAGTTCACCCCACAGCCGTGCAAGTTATGTCAGAAATTGATATAGATATCACCGGCCAAAAATCCAAAGCCTTGAGTGATTTTAAAGCCGAAGATTTTGATGCAGTCATTTCCTTGTGTGGGTGTGGAGTAAACTTACCCGAAGAATGGGTAACAAGAGAAATTTTTGAAGATTGGCAACTCGAAGATCCCGATGGTAAACCCTGGGAAACTTTTCAGAGAGTACGGGATGAAATCAAAGAAAAAGTAGAAAAATTAGTCAATAGCCAGTAG
- the pstS gene encoding phosphate ABC transporter substrate-binding protein PstS has product MVSQLYSKRTAFVASAIALSFGLASCSGSGTKEAGNTTGSTPAAGGNTPAATTAAGGGQTVRLSGAGATFPAPLYETWFAEYNKKNPNVQISYQSVGSGAGVEQFTKGTVDFGASDTAMKDDEIAKAPNGALMVPMSAGSIVLAYNAPGVTSLKLPRQVYTDIFLGKITKWNDAAIAAANPGVNLPDKAITVVHRSDGSGTTGVFTKHLTAISEDWKNGPGEGKSVSWPVGNGGKGNEGVTELIKQTEGAIGYVEYGYAKNNGLSMATLENKAGKFVEPTPEAAAKTLAAVQLPENFRAFIPDPEGEASYPIVSYTWLLVPKKIEDTAKAQALENVIKWGLTEGQQMSSQLGYVPLPKEVVDKVTPVVDAIAP; this is encoded by the coding sequence ATGGTTTCTCAACTTTATTCAAAACGCACTGCTTTTGTCGCCTCGGCAATTGCTCTATCTTTCGGTTTAGCTTCTTGTAGCGGTTCTGGGACAAAAGAAGCCGGTAACACAACAGGATCTACTCCAGCAGCAGGAGGAAATACACCGGCTGCAACGACGGCGGCGGGTGGCGGTCAAACTGTGAGATTAAGTGGTGCCGGTGCAACATTCCCTGCGCCACTTTATGAAACTTGGTTTGCGGAATACAACAAGAAAAACCCCAATGTTCAGATTAGCTATCAGTCGGTCGGTAGCGGTGCTGGGGTAGAACAATTTACCAAAGGAACGGTAGATTTTGGTGCTAGTGATACGGCGATGAAAGATGACGAAATCGCCAAAGCACCGAATGGCGCTTTGATGGTTCCCATGAGTGCGGGTAGTATTGTTTTGGCATATAATGCACCCGGAGTTACTAGCTTGAAACTCCCGCGCCAAGTTTACACCGATATTTTCTTGGGCAAAATTACGAAATGGAATGATGCAGCGATTGCGGCAGCAAACCCTGGTGTAAACTTGCCGGATAAAGCGATTACTGTTGTACATCGTTCTGATGGTAGCGGTACAACCGGCGTGTTTACAAAACACCTCACTGCTATTAGTGAAGATTGGAAAAATGGCCCCGGTGAAGGTAAAAGTGTAAGCTGGCCGGTGGGCAATGGCGGTAAAGGAAATGAAGGCGTTACTGAACTGATCAAACAAACTGAAGGCGCGATTGGTTACGTTGAATATGGCTATGCCAAAAACAATGGTTTATCGATGGCAACTTTAGAAAATAAAGCCGGCAAATTTGTAGAACCAACGCCAGAAGCGGCAGCAAAAACTCTGGCTGCGGTGCAACTTCCTGAGAATTTCCGCGCTTTTATTCCTGATCCTGAAGGCGAAGCTTCTTATCCAATTGTTAGCTACACTTGGTTGTTAGTTCCCAAGAAAATTGAAGACACAGCCAAAGCGCAAGCGCTGGAAAATGTCATCAAATGGGGTTTGACAGAGGGGCAACAAATGAGCTCTCAACTTGGTTATGTTCCCCTACCTAAAGAAGTCGTTGACAAAGTTACCCCAGTAGTTGATGCTATTGCGCCGTAA
- the pstA gene encoding phosphate ABC transporter permease PstA: protein MDQSDKFSESGYPSRSLKKSANSPRTLFGMAMTGLTFFAAFVALLPLFLVLAYVVIRGGNRLSFALFTELPPTPMQLVGGGFGNAIQGTLIMVALGALISIPVGVLAAIYMTEFARDTKAADWIRFFTNVLSGVPSIIVGVFAYGVLVLTFKNYSALAGGFALSVLMLPIIVRATEEALKLVPLEIRQGAIGLGATNFQTVVRVVLPAAIPAIVTGTTLAIARAAGETAPLLFTALFSQFYLPVSEEGVGALNQPAASLAVLVYNFATRPYENQKELAWAASLILVLLVLTTSIIARLATARRTY, encoded by the coding sequence ATGGATCAATCTGACAAGTTTTCTGAAAGTGGATATCCCAGCAGAAGCCTCAAAAAGTCGGCTAATTCTCCTCGCACACTGTTCGGGATGGCGATGACAGGCTTAACGTTTTTTGCTGCTTTTGTTGCGCTTTTGCCTTTGTTTTTGGTGCTGGCTTATGTAGTAATTCGCGGCGGAAACCGGCTCAGTTTTGCGCTTTTTACGGAATTACCACCCACCCCAATGCAGTTGGTGGGCGGCGGTTTTGGTAATGCTATCCAAGGCACTTTAATTATGGTGGCGCTTGGGGCATTAATTAGTATTCCTGTTGGGGTACTGGCGGCGATTTATATGACTGAGTTTGCCCGCGATACTAAAGCTGCTGATTGGATTCGATTTTTTACCAACGTCCTTAGTGGGGTTCCTTCTATTATTGTCGGGGTTTTTGCCTACGGGGTGTTGGTTTTAACGTTCAAAAATTACTCGGCTTTGGCTGGGGGTTTTGCGCTTTCTGTGTTGATGTTGCCAATTATTGTTAGGGCAACTGAGGAAGCTTTGAAGTTGGTTCCGCTGGAAATTCGCCAAGGTGCGATTGGTTTGGGGGCCACGAATTTTCAAACTGTTGTTAGGGTGGTTTTACCGGCAGCTATTCCTGCTATTGTTACCGGCACAACTTTAGCAATTGCTCGCGCTGCGGGCGAAACTGCACCGCTTTTGTTTACGGCTCTTTTTAGTCAGTTTTATTTGCCGGTAAGCGAAGAAGGAGTGGGGGCTTTAAATCAGCCGGCGGCTTCTTTGGCGGTTTTGGTTTATAACTTTGCCACTCGTCCTTATGAAAATCAAAAAGAGTTGGCTTGGGCTGCTTCTTTGATTTTGGTTTTGTTAGTTTTGACAACCAGTATTATCGCTCGTTTGGCCACTGCTCGCCGTACTTATTAA
- a CDS encoding amino acid permease, producing MNSNENQNKPLISLFTAISIVVANMIGTGVFTSLGYQAEGIKSGFALLCLWIVGGILALCGALSYGELASAMPRSGGEYHYLSKIYHPAVGFVSGWISVTVGFAAPIALAAMALGAYVKSVFPFVNTTALALIVVIGVALIHSKNVKIGSQFQDGATVLKILLIVGLIACGFLLAKPQEMNFLPKAEDANIILGVPFSISLIYVMYAYSGWNASIYLASEVKEPEKTIPRSLFLGTLIVMALYLLINFVFLYATPFAQIEALEPNQKEKVAALAAKYIFGDVGGNIISLLIAFGLVSSISSMTWAGPRVTQVIGEDIPLFRGLAKKNKEGVPFYALLLQLAIVIVLIITSSFDAVVTYLGFTLTLSSFLTVLGVFVHRFRFPEVKRPYETWGYPLTPLVFLAITLWMLVFTFQGKPLESLTGLATMAAGLVVYFVARRNKNFVSPDSNL from the coding sequence GTGAATTCAAACGAAAACCAAAATAAACCCCTTATCAGCCTGTTTACGGCAATTTCCATTGTCGTTGCCAACATGATCGGCACAGGCGTGTTTACAAGTTTGGGCTACCAAGCCGAGGGCATAAAATCAGGTTTTGCCCTGCTTTGCTTATGGATAGTCGGTGGAATTTTAGCCCTGTGTGGTGCCCTTTCCTACGGTGAACTTGCTTCGGCGATGCCACGATCTGGTGGCGAGTATCACTATCTTTCCAAAATTTATCATCCAGCGGTTGGCTTTGTTTCGGGATGGATTTCTGTAACCGTAGGTTTTGCTGCACCTATTGCTCTTGCTGCAATGGCGTTAGGAGCGTATGTAAAGTCAGTTTTTCCCTTTGTCAACACTACTGCTCTTGCCTTAATTGTGGTGATTGGCGTTGCCCTTATTCACAGTAAAAATGTGAAGATAGGAAGCCAGTTTCAAGATGGGGCGACGGTTTTAAAAATCTTGCTGATTGTTGGATTGATCGCCTGCGGGTTTCTGTTAGCTAAACCCCAAGAAATGAATTTTTTGCCAAAGGCGGAAGATGCGAACATTATTTTAGGCGTTCCCTTCTCTATTTCGCTGATCTATGTGATGTATGCGTATTCAGGGTGGAATGCTTCTATCTATCTTGCCAGTGAAGTTAAAGAACCGGAGAAAACGATTCCCCGGTCTTTATTTTTAGGCACGTTAATTGTAATGGCGCTTTACTTGCTGATCAATTTTGTGTTTTTGTATGCTACGCCTTTTGCTCAGATAGAAGCTTTGGAACCAAACCAAAAGGAAAAAGTAGCTGCTCTGGCGGCTAAATATATTTTTGGCGATGTGGGGGGCAATATTATTAGCTTACTGATTGCTTTTGGGTTGGTTTCTTCGATTAGCTCAATGACTTGGGCGGGCCCACGAGTTACGCAGGTGATTGGTGAGGATATCCCGTTGTTTAGGGGGCTGGCAAAGAAAAATAAAGAGGGGGTTCCTTTTTATGCTCTTTTGTTGCAGCTTGCGATTGTGATTGTGCTTATTATTACATCTTCGTTTGATGCGGTTGTTACTTATTTGGGATTTACGCTTACGCTGTCTTCGTTTTTGACAGTGTTGGGTGTTTTTGTGCATCGATTTCGATTTCCAGAGGTTAAACGTCCTTACGAAACTTGGGGTTATCCGCTGACTCCTTTGGTGTTTTTGGCTATTACTTTGTGGATGTTGGTTTTTACTTTTCAAGGAAAACCATTAGAGTCGTTGACTGGTTTAGCAACGATGGCTGCGGGTTTAGTGGTGTATTTTGTGGCGCGGCGAAATAAGAATTTTGTTTCGCCTGATTCTAATCTTTAG
- the rpaB gene encoding response regulator transcription factor RpaB, whose amino-acid sequence MENHKEKILVVDDEASIRRILETRLSMIGYDVVTAADGEEALETFRNATPDLVVLDVMMPKLDGYGVCQELRKESDVPIIMLTALGDVADRITGLELGADDYVVKPFSPKELEARIRSVLRRVDKTGASGIPSSGVIHVSSIRIDTNKRQVYKGDERIRLTGMEFSLLELLVSRSGEPFSRSEILQEVWGYTPERHVDTRVVDVHISRLRAKLEDDPSNPELILTARGTGYLFQRILEPGEE is encoded by the coding sequence TTGGAAAACCATAAGGAAAAAATACTGGTCGTGGATGATGAAGCCAGTATCCGCCGCATTTTGGAAACTCGCCTCTCGATGATTGGCTATGATGTGGTCACAGCAGCCGACGGGGAAGAAGCCCTCGAAACATTCCGCAATGCTACTCCCGACTTGGTGGTGTTGGATGTAATGATGCCTAAGCTCGACGGCTACGGCGTTTGTCAGGAGTTGCGAAAGGAGTCTGATGTTCCCATCATCATGCTAACAGCCCTTGGGGATGTGGCAGATCGGATTACCGGACTCGAACTTGGTGCCGATGATTATGTGGTGAAGCCTTTTTCGCCAAAAGAACTTGAGGCTCGCATTCGTTCGGTTTTGCGGCGTGTGGATAAAACCGGAGCCAGCGGCATACCGAGTTCTGGAGTAATTCATGTTAGCAGTATCCGCATTGATACGAATAAGCGTCAAGTTTATAAGGGTGATGAGCGTATTCGTTTAACCGGCATGGAGTTTAGTTTGTTAGAATTACTCGTGAGCCGGTCTGGCGAACCCTTCTCTCGTTCAGAAATTTTACAAGAAGTTTGGGGTTATACTCCCGAACGCCATGTTGATACTCGTGTGGTTGATGTTCATATTTCTCGTCTTAGGGCCAAGCTGGAAGACGACCCCAGCAACCCAGAACTCATTTTGACCGCTCGCGGCACCGGCTACCTTTTCCAGCGTATCCTTGAACCCGGAGAAGAATAA
- the radA gene encoding DNA repair protein RadA — protein sequence MPKSRTLYVCTECGGEFPQFFGKCPACDSWNCLEEQTVSDALTTSARASMSSSSWMKDSKRNPEAKEGQPRSSFKLSQIADTAISRSGSGFSELDRVLGGGIVPGSLVLIGGEPGIGKSTLLLQVANQISYSSRVLYISGEESGQQVKLRAQRLQVYEPAPAEEPAQEPPSAPQGFGQLALPHTINNGNKEPATKPAANETNFYLLPETNLEEILRELESLKPNLAIIDSIQTIFFPSLTSAPGSVAQVRECTNALMQVAKRENITLFIVGHVTKEGGIAGPRVLEHLVDTVLFFEGDRFASHRLLRSMKNRFGATHEIGVFEMIANGLREISNPSELFLGSREDTISGSSTVVACEGTRPIVVEVQALVSPASFGAPRRATTGVDSNRLVQILAVLEKRVGVPLSKLDTYVATVGGIGVHEPAADLGVAIAVVASFRDRVVDPHTVIIGEVGLGGQVRAVSQLELRLREAAKLGFKRAIIPKGQMPPDLGLKIVPVAKVLDAILEAIPGPSTSVSNGPSFDDEDEDGDIFGEDDDEPVF from the coding sequence ATGCCTAAGTCTCGAACCCTCTACGTTTGTACCGAATGCGGTGGCGAGTTCCCACAGTTTTTTGGCAAATGTCCAGCTTGTGATAGTTGGAACTGCCTTGAAGAGCAAACCGTGTCTGATGCGCTGACTACTTCCGCTCGCGCCAGCATGAGTAGTAGTTCTTGGATGAAAGACTCCAAGCGCAACCCGGAAGCCAAAGAAGGCCAGCCGCGTTCGTCTTTTAAGTTATCGCAAATTGCCGATACCGCTATTAGCCGCTCTGGGTCGGGTTTTAGCGAACTCGACCGCGTGCTGGGGGGTGGTATTGTCCCCGGATCTCTGGTACTGATTGGCGGTGAACCGGGAATTGGAAAATCGACGCTTTTGCTACAAGTTGCTAACCAAATTTCTTATAGTTCTCGTGTTTTGTATATTTCTGGCGAAGAGTCTGGACAGCAGGTAAAATTGCGAGCACAACGGTTACAAGTTTATGAACCGGCCCCTGCGGAAGAACCGGCCCAGGAACCTCCCTCTGCTCCTCAAGGTTTCGGACAGTTAGCGCTGCCCCATACTATCAACAATGGCAACAAAGAACCGGCAACAAAACCGGCTGCTAACGAAACAAATTTTTATTTATTACCAGAAACAAATTTAGAAGAAATTCTCCGCGAACTGGAATCACTGAAACCAAATTTAGCGATTATTGATAGTATCCAAACGATCTTTTTTCCTTCGCTAACTTCTGCACCGGGTTCTGTGGCGCAGGTGCGGGAATGTACAAATGCTTTAATGCAGGTAGCAAAGCGAGAAAATATCACTTTATTTATTGTTGGTCATGTTACCAAAGAGGGGGGAATTGCCGGCCCGCGTGTGTTGGAGCATTTAGTGGATACGGTGTTATTTTTTGAGGGAGATCGCTTTGCTTCTCACCGGCTTTTACGCTCGATGAAAAACCGTTTTGGGGCGACTCACGAAATCGGTGTTTTTGAGATGATTGCTAATGGCTTGCGGGAAATTTCTAATCCTTCGGAGTTGTTTTTAGGCAGTCGAGAGGATACAATTTCTGGCAGTTCTACGGTGGTTGCTTGTGAGGGTACTCGTCCTATTGTTGTGGAGGTGCAAGCGTTGGTTAGTCCTGCTAGTTTTGGGGCTCCGCGTCGCGCTACAACGGGGGTGGATAGTAATAGACTTGTGCAAATTTTAGCGGTTTTGGAAAAGCGCGTTGGTGTGCCTTTGTCTAAGCTTGATACTTATGTGGCGACGGTTGGGGGTATTGGTGTGCATGAACCGGCGGCGGATTTAGGTGTAGCAATTGCGGTGGTTGCTTCGTTTCGTGATCGGGTGGTTGATCCTCATACGGTTATTATTGGTGAGGTTGGTTTGGGTGGTCAAGTTCGTGCGGTTTCTCAGTTGGAGTTACGGTTACGGGAGGCTGCGAAGTTGGGGTTTAAACGGGCGATTATTCCGAAGGGTCAAATGCCTCCTGATTTGGGTTTGAAGATTGTGCCGGTGGCTAAGGTTTTGGATGCTATTTTGGAGGCTATTCCTGGGCCGTCTACTTCTGTTAGTAATGGGCCTTCTTTTGATGATGAGGATGAGGATGGGGATATTTTTGGGGAGGATGATGATGAGCCGGTTTTTTAA
- the arsB gene encoding ACR3 family arsenite efflux transporter, with protein sequence MNSPASTGPAVKAGNSLSFFERYLTLWVFLCIVAGIALGRLFPGVAVALDAMSIYQVSIPIAICLFFMMYPIMVKIDFTQATNAIRAPKPVILTLVVNWLIKPFTMVVLAQFFLGQLFRPLITGTEIVRGAEISLANSYIAGTILLGIAPCTAMVLMWGYLSYGNQAHTLVMVAVNSLTMLFLYAPLGRWLLAANDLVVPWQTIVLSVLIYVGLPLAAGMYSRYWILKNKGKEWFEKKFLNYLTPVAISALLITLVLLFAFKGDLIVKNPLHILLIAVPLFLQTNFIFLISYVAAQKMKLSYEDSAPAALIGASNHFEVAIATAVMLFGLNSGAALATVVGVLIEVPVMLMLVEVCKKTAFWFPRNPEKASLRDPRCL encoded by the coding sequence ATGAACAGCCCAGCAAGCACCGGCCCCGCAGTCAAAGCCGGCAACTCATTAAGTTTTTTTGAAAGATACCTCACGCTCTGGGTGTTTCTCTGCATTGTCGCCGGCATTGCTTTAGGCCGGTTGTTCCCTGGCGTAGCCGTCGCTCTTGACGCGATGAGCATTTATCAGGTATCGATTCCAATAGCAATTTGCCTGTTTTTTATGATGTATCCCATCATGGTAAAAATTGATTTTACCCAGGCAACAAATGCCATTAGAGCACCTAAGCCGGTGATTTTAACCTTGGTGGTCAATTGGTTAATTAAACCCTTTACAATGGTCGTTTTAGCTCAATTTTTCTTAGGGCAATTATTCCGGCCATTGATCACCGGCACCGAGATAGTACGCGGCGCTGAAATTTCCCTAGCAAACTCCTATATTGCCGGCACCATTTTATTAGGAATTGCCCCTTGTACTGCAATGGTGCTGATGTGGGGATATTTATCCTACGGAAATCAAGCACACACCCTTGTCATGGTTGCAGTTAACTCCTTGACAATGTTGTTTCTTTATGCTCCATTAGGCCGATGGTTACTGGCAGCAAACGATTTAGTTGTACCCTGGCAAACAATTGTTTTATCGGTTTTAATTTATGTCGGGTTGCCTTTAGCAGCGGGTATGTATAGCCGATATTGGATACTCAAAAATAAAGGCAAAGAATGGTTTGAGAAAAAATTTCTTAACTATCTCACGCCAGTAGCCATTTCTGCTTTGCTGATTACCTTAGTTTTGCTATTTGCATTTAAAGGAGATTTAATTGTTAAAAACCCTTTGCATATATTGTTAATTGCCGTGCCGCTTTTCCTGCAAACTAACTTTATTTTCCTGATTTCTTATGTAGCAGCCCAAAAAATGAAGCTTAGCTACGAAGATTCAGCACCGGCAGCCTTAATTGGTGCCAGCAATCATTTTGAAGTTGCAATTGCTACCGCCGTGATGTTATTTGGTTTAAATTCTGGGGCAGCATTGGCAACCGTTGTGGGAGTTTTAATCGAAGTGCCGGTGATGTTAATGTTGGTAGAAGTTTGCAAAAAAACTGCTTTTTGGTTTCCCAGAAATCCCGAAAAAGCGAGTTTAAGAGATCCCCGGTGTTTGTGA
- a CDS encoding helix-turn-helix transcriptional regulator, with protein MLKVSTSAPADVISGFHALSDPLRLQVLDLLRERELCVCELSESLQVAQSKLSFHLKTLKEAGLVRSRQEGRWIYYCLNLQQFVALEQFLAEYRRFSEILPARRCEEKS; from the coding sequence ATGTTAAAAGTTTCTACGAGTGCGCCGGCTGATGTGATTTCTGGGTTTCATGCTTTGTCTGATCCTCTGCGTTTGCAGGTTTTGGATCTGTTGCGCGAACGTGAGTTATGTGTTTGTGAACTTAGCGAAAGTTTGCAGGTTGCTCAGTCTAAGTTGTCTTTTCATTTGAAGACGCTTAAGGAGGCTGGTTTGGTGCGGTCGCGTCAGGAGGGCCGGTGGATTTATTATTGTTTGAATTTGCAGCAGTTTGTGGCGCTTGAGCAGTTTTTGGCGGAATACCGGCGTTTTAGTGAGATTTTGCCGGCTCGCCGGTGTGAAGAAAAATCTTAA